A genomic segment from Arcobacter acticola encodes:
- a CDS encoding cache domain-containing protein — MKTNYNLKLEQGIKKTTLLSSTIIILIVATITGYNLIKIEYDNFKNHINNFKTTLIEREKFYIKNSLDNLKNDIKFEEISIITNKKHRVKNQSIVAYNLAYSLYEKTKNLSKEEQINLIKTSINQIAQKKNDINYFILDTSGKLILNSENEIDESQNFYNFEDIHGKKFINEMIKETEEKQNFLDYFWYIPNSSITSKKITYSRHLKELGIIIGSGTFLEKQSSEVTDKLIQKIKNQNFNEEEYLFIYKINSLNDIINENKLVTKRLIQPDESEIKAMKNLLTNTNYKGNEYLFYNNNQKLIYGTYLSDYRYFIAMGVRLSNIYEIVNKERNISLENMYKNIIVLCIIIFIMTIIFFIFSLLFTKRIENIFKEYKENVILNEDKYRMLFNHSNDAFIISQLEENNYLKITSYNQTASMVTQYDDEELIDKNLFDLFINIDINKILKEKAFLDTVKLKTKHNFIKTIEVSIIIYEENKQNIVFASIRDITERTLLKEEKQKQDNILIQKSKMASMGEMIGNIAHQWRQPLSQLSGLFFDIKSAYDYKELDKKYLNNTVEEANDLLEYMSKTIDDFRNFFNPNSIKEEFIIKEAVENAVRIVKSNLDFYQIQLDIEINESSKINGFKNEYSQAVMNIISNAKDILIEKNIKNPQIKIYLEKNKKNILCIEDNAGGINEEIINKIFDPYFTTKYEYGTGIGLYMTKMIVEDKMNGLVYAKNSIDGAIFFIEI; from the coding sequence TTGAAAACAAATTATAATCTCAAATTAGAACAAGGTATTAAAAAAACCACCTTACTTAGCTCAACTATTATCATATTAATTGTTGCAACAATTACAGGATATAACTTAATAAAAATAGAATATGATAATTTCAAAAATCATATAAATAATTTTAAAACAACTCTAATTGAAAGAGAAAAATTTTATATAAAAAATTCTCTTGATAATCTAAAAAATGACATAAAGTTTGAAGAAATTTCAATAATAACAAATAAAAAGCATAGAGTTAAAAATCAATCAATAGTAGCCTATAATCTTGCTTATTCTCTTTATGAAAAGACTAAAAATCTAAGTAAAGAAGAACAAATCAACTTAATAAAAACTTCCATAAACCAAATAGCCCAAAAGAAAAATGATATAAACTATTTTATTTTAGATACAAGTGGAAAACTTATTTTAAATAGTGAGAATGAAATTGATGAATCACAGAATTTTTATAATTTTGAAGATATACATGGAAAGAAATTTATTAATGAAATGATAAAAGAAACAGAAGAAAAGCAAAATTTTTTAGATTACTTTTGGTATATACCCAATAGTAGTATTACAAGTAAAAAGATTACTTATTCAAGACATTTAAAAGAATTAGGAATAATAATTGGCTCAGGTACTTTTCTTGAAAAACAAAGTAGTGAAGTAACAGATAAACTTATTCAAAAAATTAAGAACCAAAATTTCAATGAAGAAGAGTATCTTTTTATTTATAAAATCAACAGTTTAAATGATATTATAAATGAAAATAAATTAGTTACAAAAAGATTGATACAGCCCGATGAATCTGAAATAAAAGCGATGAAAAACCTTTTAACAAATACAAATTACAAAGGAAATGAATATCTATTTTATAATAATAATCAGAAACTCATTTATGGAACATACTTAAGTGATTATAGATATTTTATTGCAATGGGAGTAAGACTTTCAAATATTTATGAAATAGTAAATAAAGAAAGAAATATTTCTTTAGAAAATATGTACAAGAATATCATTGTATTATGCATTATTATTTTTATAATGACTATTATATTTTTTATATTTTCTTTACTCTTTACTAAAAGAATTGAAAATATTTTTAAAGAATATAAAGAAAATGTAATTCTAAATGAAGATAAATATAGAATGCTTTTTAATCACAGTAACGATGCATTTATTATTTCACAACTAGAAGAAAATAATTATCTTAAAATAACTAGTTATAATCAAACTGCATCTATGGTTACTCAGTATGATGACGAAGAATTGATTGATAAAAACTTATTTGATTTATTTATAAATATTGATATAAATAAAATATTAAAAGAAAAAGCATTTTTAGATACTGTAAAATTAAAAACAAAACATAACTTTATAAAAACTATTGAGGTAAGTATTATAATATATGAAGAGAATAAACAAAATATTGTCTTTGCTTCAATTAGAGATATAACAGAAAGAACTTTACTAAAAGAAGAAAAACAAAAACAAGATAATATCTTAATACAAAAGTCAAAAATGGCTTCTATGGGAGAAATGATTGGTAATATTGCCCATCAATGGAGACAACCACTAAGTCAATTATCTGGGCTATTTTTTGATATAAAATCAGCTTATGATTATAAAGAGTTAGATAAAAAGTACTTAAATAATACTGTTGAAGAAGCTAATGATTTACTTGAATATATGTCAAAAACAATAGATGATTTTAGAAATTTCTTTAATCCAAACTCTATAAAAGAAGAATTTATCATAAAAGAAGCAGTTGAAAATGCTGTAAGAATTGTTAAATCAAATCTTGATTTTTATCAAATCCAATTAGATATCGAAATTAATGAATCTTCTAAAATAAATGGTTTTAAAAATGAATATTCTCAAGCCGTTATGAATATAATTTCTAATGCTAAAGATATCCTAATAGAGAAAAACATTAAAAATCCTCAAATAAAAATTTATCTAGAAAAAAACAAGAAAAATATCCTTTGCATTGAAGATAATGCAGGTGGTATAAATGAAGAAATTATAAATAAAATATTTGATCCTTATTTTACAACTAAGTATGAATATGGAACAGGAATTGGATTATATATGACAAAAATGATTGTTGAAGATAAAATGAATGGTTTAGTATATGCGAAAAATTCAATTGATGGTGCTATATTTTTTATAGAAATTTAG
- a CDS encoding response regulator transcription factor encodes MDDFKKYTILYIEDDEGVRTINSRFLNRMFNELYEAKDGEEGLVLYKKYHPDIILTDIKMPKMDGISLAQKIRENDKTTKIIISTAFSEKNYLLDAIELNLEKYIIKPLTSRNLMPALIKAVESLEEQKDSKIFLSDDFYFDNKTSLFYYEDKTINLTKKELLFLKLLTLNKDRVVSYEEIEQNIWQDEYMSLNSLRTSIGFLRKKIPFNCIKNISNLGYKLNLENKL; translated from the coding sequence ATGGATGACTTTAAAAAATACACTATTTTATATATTGAAGATGATGAAGGTGTAAGAACTATAAATTCACGTTTTTTAAATCGTATGTTCAATGAATTATATGAGGCTAAAGATGGAGAAGAAGGCTTAGTTTTATATAAAAAATATCATCCTGATATTATTCTAACTGATATAAAAATGCCAAAAATGGATGGCATTTCACTTGCACAAAAAATAAGAGAAAATGACAAAACTACAAAAATCATAATTTCAACTGCTTTTAGTGAAAAAAACTATTTATTAGATGCCATTGAATTAAACCTTGAAAAATATATTATTAAACCACTTACAAGTAGGAACTTAATGCCTGCTCTTATAAAAGCGGTAGAATCACTTGAAGAGCAAAAAGATTCTAAAATCTTCTTATCTGATGATTTTTATTTTGATAATAAAACTTCTTTATTTTATTACGAAGATAAAACTATAAATCTTACTAAAAAAGAGTTACTATTTTTAAAACTTCTAACTTTAAATAAAGATAGAGTTGTTTCTTATGAAGAGATAGAACAAAATATTTGGCAAGATGAATATATGAGTTTAAATTCACTTAGAACAAGTATTGGATTTTTAAGAAAGAAAATTCCATTTAATTGTATAAAAAACATCTCAAATCTGGGTTATAAATTAAATCTTGAAAACAAATTATAA
- a CDS encoding tripartite tricarboxylate transporter permease, whose translation MMDGILLGAATAFSMYNILMVIIGCFAGTFIGMIPGLGPISAIALMIPITYGMDPSSGLILISGVYYGAIFGGSTSSILINAPGVAGTVATGFDGYPMAQKGQAGKALAIAAYASFSGGTIAAIFLLFAAPALASVSLSFQSSDYFALMVLGLTAVAAFAGKGKFLKAAIMTVFGLMLATVGTDSDSGIARFTFGRMDLIDGISFLLLAMAAFALSEALMNVLENHKVSKEEEDELKKDIGTLKLTKEEVKEIVPTIGRSSILGFFVGVLPGAGATIASFLAYGMERSFASAKDKLGFGKGSLKGLAAPESANNAACTGSFVPLLTLGIPGSGTTAIILGALLSYGIQPGPTMYIDNPALFWSVIISMYIGNFVLLVLNLPLIPYIAKLLAVPKQLLLPLIMFFSLVGVYLVTFNNFDIYMMTTFAVVALFLRIVDFPMAPMILGFILGGMMEDNLRRALTISDGSLSFLWERPITLSILILTLILLLMPIISEFLDRMKKRKES comes from the coding sequence ATGATGGATGGTATTTTATTAGGAGCTGCAACTGCATTTTCTATGTATAATATTTTGATGGTAATTATAGGATGTTTTGCAGGCACATTTATTGGAATGATTCCAGGACTTGGACCTATATCTGCAATTGCACTTATGATTCCAATAACTTATGGGATGGACCCATCATCTGGATTAATTTTAATTTCAGGTGTTTATTATGGTGCAATTTTTGGAGGTTCAACTTCATCTATTTTAATTAATGCTCCAGGAGTTGCTGGAACTGTGGCTACAGGATTTGATGGTTATCCAATGGCACAAAAAGGACAAGCTGGAAAAGCTCTAGCAATTGCAGCATATGCCTCTTTTAGTGGTGGAACAATTGCAGCTATTTTCTTACTTTTTGCAGCACCTGCACTTGCATCGGTGAGTTTAAGTTTTCAATCATCTGACTATTTTGCTTTAATGGTTTTAGGTCTTACTGCAGTTGCTGCATTTGCGGGAAAAGGTAAGTTCTTAAAAGCAGCAATTATGACTGTTTTTGGTTTAATGTTAGCAACAGTAGGAACTGATTCTGATTCAGGAATTGCAAGATTTACTTTTGGAAGAATGGACTTAATTGATGGAATTTCATTCTTACTTTTAGCAATGGCTGCTTTTGCATTATCAGAAGCTTTGATGAACGTATTGGAAAACCATAAAGTTTCAAAAGAAGAAGAAGATGAATTAAAAAAAGATATTGGTACTTTAAAGTTAACAAAAGAAGAAGTAAAAGAGATTGTACCAACTATTGGGAGATCTTCTATTTTAGGATTCTTCGTTGGAGTTCTTCCCGGTGCAGGTGCTACTATTGCTTCATTCTTAGCCTATGGAATGGAAAGAAGTTTTGCAAGCGCTAAGGATAAATTAGGTTTTGGAAAAGGAAGTTTAAAAGGATTAGCAGCTCCTGAAAGTGCGAATAATGCTGCTTGTACGGGTTCATTTGTTCCTTTATTAACACTTGGAATTCCAGGAAGTGGAACTACAGCTATTATCTTAGGTGCATTATTGTCTTATGGAATTCAACCAGGTCCTACAATGTATATTGATAATCCTGCACTGTTTTGGTCTGTAATTATTTCTATGTATATTGGGAACTTTGTATTATTAGTTTTGAATTTACCATTGATTCCATATATTGCTAAATTGTTGGCAGTTCCGAAACAGTTGTTATTACCACTAATTATGTTTTTCTCTCTTGTTGGAGTTTACTTAGTTACATTTAACAATTTTGATATTTATATGATGACAACTTTTGCAGTTGTTGCACTATTTCTAAGAATTGTTGACTTCCCTATGGCTCCTATGATTTTAGGATTTATTTTAGGTGGAATGATGGAAGACAATTTAAGAAGAGCTCTAACAATTAGTGATGGTTCACTTTCATTTTTATGGGAAAGACCTATTACTTTATCAATTTTAATTCTTACCCTTATATTATTACTTATGCCAATAATAAGTGAGTTTTTAGATAGAATGAAAAAAAGAAAAGAGAGTTAA
- a CDS encoding tripartite tricarboxylate transporter TctB family protein produces MTKNRIGSIFFLAFSTFYFYRVFSIKKMPGNQFEIMTASTFPFYIAITGIIISIILIILSFIEKDQAKLSLQYIKSLDLKTALYFIIAMFFYGYTMKAWGFIIATTVFLAIGFLILKEKNLKRIFIISISVSVGFYLLLNNVMGVYIDAGTLIDNLVGALS; encoded by the coding sequence ATGACAAAAAACAGAATCGGATCAATATTCTTTTTAGCTTTTTCAACTTTTTATTTTTATAGAGTTTTTAGTATAAAAAAGATGCCAGGAAATCAATTTGAAATTATGACAGCTTCAACTTTTCCTTTTTATATTGCAATTACTGGAATTATAATATCAATTATACTAATAATATTGTCATTTATAGAAAAAGATCAAGCTAAATTATCATTACAATACATAAAATCATTAGATTTAAAAACTGCATTATATTTTATAATCGCGATGTTTTTTTATGGTTACACTATGAAAGCATGGGGATTTATTATTGCAACAACAGTATTTTTAGCAATAGGATTTTTAATATTAAAAGAAAAGAATTTAAAAAGAATATTTATAATTTCAATTAGTGTATCTGTAGGCTTTTATTTACTATTAAACAACGTAATGGGTGTTTATATAGACGCTGGTACTTTAATTGATAATTTAGTAGGAGCCTTATCATGA
- a CDS encoding tripartite tricarboxylate transporter substrate binding protein, with amino-acid sequence MKNQFSKICKSVALAGFLVAGFASSSIASNVEKIHFLIPGGAGGGWDGTARGVGDALKKANLVGETSYENMSGGGGGTAIAYMIETARKQENTLMINSTPIVIRSLQGVFPQSFRDLSLVSAVVADYGVLVVASDSKYKSWADVKASFEKDPTALKIAGGSSRGSMDHLVAAQIFKAAGGNPTNVRYVPYDAGGKALAGLLTGEVDILSTGLGEVLEKHKKGELRIIGVTSDEDIDGIPSFKEMGADAYFANWRGFFGAPDLAEEKINAYAKVFEEMYKTKEWEEVRARNGWSNLYKPTTQFKTFLEKQEEGISSLMKEMGFL; translated from the coding sequence ATGAAAAATCAATTTTCAAAAATCTGTAAAAGTGTTGCATTAGCTGGCTTTTTAGTTGCAGGGTTTGCAAGCTCTTCAATAGCTTCTAATGTTGAAAAAATACATTTCTTAATTCCTGGTGGTGCAGGTGGTGGATGGGATGGAACAGCAAGAGGTGTTGGAGATGCACTAAAAAAAGCTAATCTTGTTGGTGAAACATCTTATGAAAATATGTCAGGTGGTGGTGGAGGTACCGCTATTGCTTATATGATTGAAACTGCTAGAAAACAAGAAAATACTTTAATGATAAATTCTACTCCTATTGTAATTCGATCATTACAAGGTGTTTTCCCTCAATCATTTAGAGATTTATCTTTAGTTTCAGCTGTTGTTGCTGATTATGGAGTTCTTGTAGTTGCTTCTGATTCAAAATACAAATCTTGGGCTGATGTGAAAGCTTCTTTTGAAAAAGACCCAACTGCATTAAAAATTGCAGGAGGAAGTTCAAGAGGAAGTATGGACCATTTAGTTGCTGCACAAATATTTAAAGCAGCAGGTGGAAATCCAACTAATGTAAGATATGTTCCTTATGATGCAGGAGGGAAAGCACTTGCAGGACTATTAACAGGTGAAGTTGATATTCTTTCAACTGGACTTGGTGAAGTTTTAGAAAAACATAAAAAAGGTGAATTAAGAATTATTGGTGTTACATCTGATGAAGATATTGATGGAATTCCTAGTTTCAAAGAAATGGGAGCTGATGCGTACTTTGCAAACTGGAGAGGATTCTTTGGTGCACCTGATTTAGCAGAAGAAAAAATTAATGCTTATGCAAAAGTTTTTGAAGAAATGTATAAAACAAAAGAATGGGAAGAAGTTAGAGCTAGAAATGGTTGGTCTAATTTATATAAACCTACAACTCAGTTTAAAACATTTTTAGAAAAACAAGAAGAAGGTATCTCATCTTTAATGAAAGAAATGGGGTTCCTATAA
- a CDS encoding thiamine pyrophosphate-dependent enzyme — MSSALVNTQKEIKNLKAFSTAAERFEGSHLLCPGCAHSIIVREVLNATNDNLVVSASTGCLEVCTAIYPHTSWDCSWIHIGFENSSTAMAGVETMNKALRNKGRISEDTPQPKFVTFGGDGSTYDIGFQWISGCFERGHDFMYVCLDNEVYANTGGQRSSSTPIGSSTTTAPAGTHSYGEKRQKKDIISIMAAHGSPYVAQVAPNKWKDMVKKIQRGFDTKGPVFINAMSACTTEWKFAPNQTIEVSDLAVDSLVFPLYEIIDGRELNITYRPKNIVPVRDYLGAQPRFKHLFKPEYEYLIEEWQKRIDERWAFLQKREEIRM; from the coding sequence ATGAGTAGTGCATTAGTTAATACACAAAAAGAAATTAAAAATCTTAAAGCATTCTCAACAGCTGCTGAAAGATTTGAAGGTTCACACCTTTTATGTCCAGGTTGTGCTCACTCTATTATTGTAAGAGAAGTTTTAAATGCTACTAATGATAACCTAGTAGTATCAGCTTCTACAGGATGTTTAGAAGTTTGTACAGCTATTTATCCTCATACTTCATGGGATTGTTCTTGGATTCATATTGGATTTGAAAACTCTTCAACTGCAATGGCAGGTGTTGAAACTATGAATAAAGCATTAAGAAACAAAGGAAGAATAAGTGAAGATACTCCTCAACCAAAATTTGTAACTTTTGGTGGAGATGGTTCAACTTACGATATTGGATTCCAATGGATTTCAGGTTGTTTTGAAAGAGGACATGACTTTATGTATGTTTGTTTAGACAACGAAGTTTACGCAAATACAGGAGGTCAAAGATCATCTTCAACTCCTATTGGTTCAAGTACAACAACTGCACCAGCTGGAACTCACTCTTATGGTGAGAAAAGACAGAAAAAAGATATTATTTCAATTATGGCAGCACATGGTTCACCTTATGTTGCACAAGTTGCTCCAAATAAATGGAAAGATATGGTTAAAAAAATCCAAAGAGGTTTTGATACAAAAGGGCCTGTATTTATAAATGCAATGTCTGCATGTACAACTGAGTGGAAATTTGCCCCAAATCAAACTATTGAAGTTTCTGATTTAGCAGTTGATTCTTTAGTTTTCCCATTATATGAAATTATTGATGGAAGAGAATTAAACATCACTTATAGACCAAAAAACATTGTTCCAGTTAGAGATTATTTAGGTGCACAACCAAGATTTAAACATTTATTTAAACCTGAATATGAGTACTTAATTGAAGAATGGCAAAAAAGAATCGACGAAAGATGGGCATTCTTACAAAAAAGAGAAGAAATTAGAATGTAA
- a CDS encoding 2-oxoacid:ferredoxin oxidoreductase subunit alpha, whose product MNKRVMELKKVEVWDGNMANSQALRQADVDVIAAYPITPSTATVENYCMFHANGYVDGEVIMTESEHAAMSACVGAGAAGGRVATATSSQGLALMIEVLYQASGMRIPVVLCLVNRALAAPLNVNGDHSDLYLTRDSGWISIDAFNPQEAYDMTLMSFKISEHPAVRLPVISNQDGFMTSHTAQNVTPLEDKVACDFVGPYLQVNALLNFDKPVTHGVQTEQDWHFEHKAKQHAALMGSKKVILETFAQFKELTGREYKLVESYGMEDADVAIVCLGSTFETAMLAIDQIKEEEGIKVGVVAPRVFRPFPLEEVAEALQNVKAVACMDRSAPGGTVGALFNEVSGALINSPARPTVSNLIYGLGGRDMTVASLKNIFKTLDKEAKDGKLAGKIQRFVGVRGPELSFYEAQGVQK is encoded by the coding sequence ATGAATAAAAGAGTAATGGAATTAAAAAAAGTAGAAGTTTGGGATGGAAACATGGCAAACTCTCAAGCTTTAAGACAAGCTGATGTAGATGTTATTGCTGCTTATCCTATTACACCTTCAACGGCTACTGTTGAAAATTACTGTATGTTCCATGCAAATGGATATGTTGATGGTGAAGTAATTATGACTGAATCTGAACATGCTGCTATGTCTGCATGTGTTGGAGCAGGAGCTGCTGGAGGAAGAGTTGCAACTGCTACTTCTTCTCAAGGTTTAGCACTTATGATTGAAGTTTTATACCAAGCATCTGGAATGAGAATTCCTGTTGTTTTATGTTTAGTTAATAGAGCATTAGCAGCACCTTTAAATGTAAATGGTGACCACTCTGACTTATACTTAACAAGAGATTCAGGATGGATTTCAATTGATGCATTTAATCCTCAAGAAGCTTATGATATGACTTTAATGTCATTTAAAATTTCTGAGCATCCAGCTGTTAGATTACCTGTTATTTCTAATCAAGATGGATTTATGACTTCTCATACTGCACAAAATGTTACACCTTTAGAAGATAAAGTTGCATGTGATTTTGTAGGACCTTACTTACAAGTAAATGCCTTATTAAATTTTGACAAACCGGTAACTCATGGTGTACAAACTGAGCAAGATTGGCATTTTGAACATAAAGCAAAACAACATGCTGCATTAATGGGTTCTAAAAAAGTTATCTTAGAAACATTTGCACAATTTAAAGAATTAACAGGTAGAGAATATAAACTTGTTGAATCTTATGGAATGGAAGATGCAGATGTTGCAATCGTTTGTTTAGGTTCTACATTTGAAACAGCTATGCTAGCTATTGATCAAATCAAAGAGGAAGAAGGTATTAAAGTTGGTGTTGTTGCACCTAGAGTATTTAGACCTTTCCCTCTTGAAGAAGTTGCAGAGGCTTTACAAAATGTTAAAGCAGTTGCTTGTATGGATAGATCAGCTCCTGGAGGAACTGTTGGGGCTTTATTTAATGAAGTTTCTGGTGCATTAATTAATTCACCTGCACGACCAACAGTATCTAACTTAATCTATGGATTAGGTGGTAGAGATATGACAGTTGCATCATTAAAAAATATTTTTAAAACATTAGATAAAGAAGCAAAAGACGGTAAACTAGCTGGAAAAATCCAAAGATTTGTTGGAGTAAGAGGTCCAGAACTTAGCTTTTATGAAGCGCAAGGAGTACAAAAATGA
- a CDS encoding 4Fe-4S dicluster-binding protein, giving the protein MSKPINEMGWDELVPGAALYTFDGNIDYNIADIQPEDRMYSETSSKSMSVGDWRVIKPVWNSETCIDCQNCWIFCPDTSIIARNKEMKGVDYEHCKGCGLCVSVCPTNPKSLLMFNEFETVEDALSQWPEKKKKGE; this is encoded by the coding sequence ATGAGTAAACCAATTAATGAAATGGGATGGGATGAGTTAGTACCTGGTGCTGCTCTTTACACATTCGATGGAAATATAGATTATAATATTGCAGATATTCAACCAGAAGATAGAATGTATTCAGAAACTAGTTCAAAAAGTATGTCTGTTGGGGACTGGAGAGTTATAAAACCAGTTTGGAATTCTGAAACTTGTATTGACTGTCAAAATTGCTGGATATTCTGTCCAGATACATCGATTATCGCTAGAAATAAAGAGATGAAAGGTGTAGATTATGAACACTGTAAAGGATGTGGATTATGTGTAAGTGTTTGTCCTACAAATCCAAAATCTCTTTTAATGTTCAATGAGTTTGAAACAGTGGAAGATGCACTTTCACAATGGCCTGAGAAAAAAAAGAAAGGTGAATAA
- a CDS encoding pyruvate flavodoxin oxidoreductase subunit gamma has translation MLEIRWHSRAGQGAVTGAKGLGSIVAESGKQVQAFAFYGSAKRGASMTAYNRIDDKVILNHEKYMSPDYVFILDPGLALTDDFTANGKDTTKYIITTHLSKEELISLVPELEDIKDRVFILDCFQIARDTIGKAIPNTPMLGAFMKVSGMYELDYFKEKMVSVLKKLPPNLIEANMVAIQRAYDEVQ, from the coding sequence ATGTTAGAAATTAGATGGCATAGCCGTGCAGGTCAAGGTGCTGTAACAGGTGCTAAGGGTCTTGGATCAATTGTTGCCGAATCTGGTAAACAAGTACAAGCATTTGCATTCTATGGTTCAGCTAAAAGAGGTGCGTCAATGACAGCCTACAATAGAATAGACGATAAAGTAATTTTAAACCACGAAAAATATATGAGTCCAGATTATGTATTTATACTTGATCCAGGTCTTGCTTTAACAGATGATTTTACTGCTAATGGTAAAGATACAACAAAATATATTATTACAACACACCTTAGCAAAGAAGAATTAATATCTTTAGTTCCTGAATTAGAAGATATTAAAGACAGAGTATTTATTCTTGACTGTTTTCAAATAGCAAGAGATACTATTGGAAAAGCTATTCCTAATACTCCAATGCTTGGAGCATTTATGAAAGTTAGTGGAATGTACGAATTAGATTATTTCAAAGAAAAAATGGTAAGTGTTTTAAAAAAATTACCACCAAATTTGATTGAAGCTAATATGGTAGCAATCCAAAGAGCTTACGACGAAGTTCAGTAG
- a CDS encoding HAD family hydrolase has product MSKNKIILFDLDGTLIESTDAIISTFLHTFKELDFDFKYSIDDIKSLIGYPLDIMYKELGVEDEKVWEFVNSYKNRYRVISKEQTTLLENALEAVQLASQIGRVSVVTTKTRMYTMPLLEHFGIAHFFEIVTGRENVENPKPHPEPILITLEQMNYNKDLHDVWMIGDTKLDLIAANAANVNSIGLLCGYGEELELREYTNFIQKDAFSAINFLKNLKNQN; this is encoded by the coding sequence ATGAGTAAAAATAAAATAATACTTTTTGATTTAGATGGAACATTAATCGAATCAACAGATGCAATCATCTCAACTTTTTTGCATACATTTAAAGAGTTAGATTTTGATTTTAAATATTCTATAGATGATATTAAATCATTAATTGGTTATCCACTTGATATCATGTACAAAGAATTAGGTGTTGAAGATGAAAAAGTTTGGGAATTTGTTAATTCATATAAAAATAGATATAGAGTTATTTCAAAAGAACAAACAACACTTTTAGAAAATGCTCTTGAAGCGGTACAACTAGCATCTCAAATAGGAAGAGTTAGTGTAGTTACAACAAAAACAAGAATGTATACTATGCCTTTACTTGAGCATTTTGGAATAGCACATTTTTTTGAGATAGTTACAGGTAGAGAAAATGTAGAAAATCCAAAACCACATCCTGAACCTATTTTAATAACTCTTGAACAAATGAATTACAATAAAGATTTACATGATGTTTGGATGATAGGAGATACAAAACTTGATTTGATTGCTGCAAATGCTGCTAATGTGAATTCAATTGGTCTTTTATGTGGATATGGTGAAGAACTTGAGTTAAGAGAATATACAAATTTTATTCAAAAAGATGCATTCAGTGCCATTAATTTCCTTAAAAATCTAAAAAATCAAAATTAA